A window of the Hordeum vulgare subsp. vulgare chromosome 5H, MorexV3_pseudomolecules_assembly, whole genome shotgun sequence genome harbors these coding sequences:
- the LOC123452120 gene encoding BTB/POZ and MATH domain-containing protein 1-like has translation MKTCKTVSTCTPLEETQGTHVFDILGYSKHRGMGHKYDSYIRSGTFNVGGHDWTIIFFPDGHKGYGQDYISVYLVLVNNRTKLRASCDLRLLDHYTGCSFSVHKTGPRIFNAADITRVAPQAPCFMRRDQIEGSAYLRDDRLTIECVLTVFNKPHVTETKSFPKIDRPPADMTEHVAKLLEEKKGFDVSFIVGGETIQAHRFVLAMRSPVFKAELYGSMREARPGQCINIEDIGEDTEMVRLLLVAADRYAMDRLKLVCQSILCEDLNKDTVATTLALADQHNCHQLKDACLQFIELSASKDLKATCPSFIEDALQKRRKFS, from the exons ATGAAGACATGTAAGACGGTGTCCACCTGCACCCCACTTGAGGAGACTCAAGGCACACATGTGTTTGATATCTTGGGTTACAGCAAGCACAGGGGCATGGGCCACAAATACGACAGCTATATTCGGTCCGGGACTTTCAACGTCGGCGGCCACGACTGGACCATCATCTTCTTCCCTGATGGCCATAAAGGATATGGCCAAGATTACATCTCAGTTTATCTCGTGCTTGTGAACAACAGAACTAAACTCCGCGCGTCCTGCGACCTGAGGCTGTTAGACCACTACACCGGATGCTCCTTCTCAGTGCATAAAACAGGACCTAGGATTTTCAATGCCGCTGATATTACTAGGGTTGCTCCACAGGCTCCTTGTTTCATGAGGCGGGACCAGATCGAAGGATCTGCATACCTTAGGGATGATCGCTTGACGATCGAATGCGTCCTCACTGTTTTCAACAAGCCACATGTTACTGAAACCAAATCGTTCCCCAAGATCGACAGACCACCTGCTGACATGACTGAGCATGTTGCCAAGCTGCTCGAAGAGAAGAAGGGATTTGATGTCAGTTTCATTGTTGGAGGAGAGACCATTCAAGCGCATAGGTTTGTTCTCGCTATGCGGTCACCTGTTTTTAAAGCAGAGCTCTATGGGTCAATGCGGGAGGCGAGGCCGGGGCAGTGCATAAACATCGAGGACAT CGGCGAGGATACTGAGATGGTGCGGCTTTTACTAGTGGCTGCGGACAGATATGCAATGGATAGGCTCAAGCTGGTTTGCCAAAGCATCCTTTGCGAGGATCTGAACAAGGACACCGTGGCAACCACATTGGCTTTAGCTGACCAACATAACTGCCACCAGCTTAAGGACGCTTGTCTTCAGTTTATCGAATTATCAGCTTCTAAGGATCTCAAGGCGACTTGCCCATCTTTCATAGAGGACGCATTGCAGAAGAGAAGAAAATTTTCATGA